From the genome of Paraburkholderia aromaticivorans, one region includes:
- a CDS encoding DUF2214 family protein: MLVRWLLAAIHLLAYGFALASILRRTWALRRATVPAALRSAFRADTRWGISALVLVVSGLMRAFGGFEKGADYYLHEPLFHVKMTLFVAILILEVPSMLALMRWRAAVRKGAAPDLHKARSYARLSVIQTILLVLMVFAATGMARGVGLPAGV, from the coding sequence ATGCTGGTTCGCTGGTTGCTTGCCGCCATCCATCTGCTTGCTTATGGCTTTGCACTCGCGTCGATTTTGCGGCGCACGTGGGCGCTACGCCGCGCCACGGTGCCGGCCGCGCTGCGATCCGCTTTCCGCGCGGATACCCGCTGGGGCATCTCGGCATTGGTGCTGGTCGTCTCCGGGTTGATGCGCGCCTTCGGGGGCTTCGAGAAGGGCGCCGACTACTATCTCCACGAGCCGCTCTTTCACGTCAAGATGACGCTCTTCGTCGCCATTCTCATCCTCGAAGTGCCGTCGATGCTCGCGCTGATGCGTTGGCGCGCAGCGGTCAGGAAAGGCGCCGCGCCCGATCTGCACAAGGCGCGCTCCTACGCGCGCTTGAGCGTGATCCAGACGATCTTGTTGGTGCTGATGGTGTTTGCGGCCACCGGGATGGCGCGTGGCGTGGGCTTGCCTGCGGGCGTGTAG
- a CDS encoding ABC transporter ATP-binding protein has product MTRKKLDFRGQAFKDVLGFTFHHWAQQPWRILVITALVLLSALADVLTPMFAGHLVDAIASGAASNAVACRAALTAFCVLGALGLGATLLRQGVYFNIIRLTLKMMSEIAANAFHRVQRFSTDWHANSFAGSTVRKITRGMWALDLLNDTLLIALLPSLVMLVGATLLLGWRWPMMGAVVGIGSVLYIAVTVAMSLGFVAPAARLANAWDTRMGGALADAVSCNGVVKAFGAEDREEVLLARVIGKWRHRTRRTWMRGTINGGVQGGMLVAIQAAILGAALLLWARGEASVGDITFALTMFFMLQGYLRDVGMHIRNLQRSVNDMEELVSLESQPLGIEDRPGAGPIAIGQGEIRFEHVTFHYGSSGQPLYDNFSVRIAPGERVGLVGHSGSGKTTFIKLIQRLYDISEGRITIDGQDIAKVRQASLRSQIAIVQQEPVLFHRSLAENIAYARPGASRAEIERAARLASAHDFIAALPKGYDTLVGERGVKLSGGERQRVAIARAFLADAPILILDEATSSLDSESEVLIQQAMERLMMGRTTLVVAHRLSTVRALDRLLVLDKGKVIEEGSHDALIKLEKGLYRRLFERQALELIKGLGEPELANQASRPSVNRTDDSSLLVGK; this is encoded by the coding sequence ATGACCAGAAAAAAACTCGATTTTCGCGGACAAGCCTTCAAGGACGTCCTCGGCTTCACCTTCCATCATTGGGCGCAACAGCCCTGGCGCATCCTCGTTATTACGGCGCTGGTGCTGCTCTCCGCGTTGGCCGACGTGCTCACGCCGATGTTCGCCGGACACCTCGTCGACGCCATCGCGTCCGGCGCGGCCAGCAACGCCGTCGCCTGCCGAGCGGCGCTCACCGCCTTCTGCGTGCTGGGCGCGCTCGGCCTCGGCGCCACACTGCTGCGGCAAGGCGTGTACTTCAACATCATCCGGCTCACGCTCAAGATGATGAGTGAGATCGCCGCGAACGCGTTTCATCGCGTGCAACGCTTTTCGACCGACTGGCATGCCAACAGCTTCGCAGGCTCGACGGTGCGCAAGATCACGCGCGGTATGTGGGCGCTCGACCTGCTCAACGACACGCTGCTGATCGCGCTGTTGCCGTCGCTCGTCATGCTGGTCGGCGCCACGCTCCTGCTGGGCTGGCGCTGGCCGATGATGGGCGCGGTCGTCGGCATCGGCTCGGTGCTGTATATCGCGGTGACCGTGGCCATGTCGCTCGGCTTCGTGGCGCCGGCCGCGCGCCTTGCGAACGCGTGGGATACGCGCATGGGCGGCGCGCTTGCCGACGCGGTCAGTTGCAACGGCGTGGTCAAGGCGTTCGGCGCGGAAGATCGGGAAGAAGTCCTGCTCGCGCGCGTGATCGGCAAGTGGCGGCACCGCACGCGCCGCACGTGGATGCGCGGCACGATCAACGGCGGCGTCCAGGGCGGCATGCTGGTGGCAATCCAGGCCGCGATTCTCGGCGCGGCCCTGTTGTTGTGGGCGCGCGGCGAGGCGAGCGTCGGCGACATCACGTTCGCGCTGACCATGTTCTTCATGCTGCAAGGCTATCTGCGCGACGTGGGCATGCACATCCGCAACCTGCAACGCTCGGTCAACGACATGGAGGAACTGGTATCTCTGGAAAGCCAACCGCTCGGTATCGAGGACCGGCCCGGCGCAGGTCCGATCGCGATCGGCCAGGGCGAGATCCGTTTCGAGCACGTCACCTTCCATTACGGGAGCAGCGGCCAGCCGCTCTACGACAATTTCTCCGTGCGCATTGCGCCGGGCGAGCGCGTCGGGCTCGTCGGGCATTCGGGTTCGGGGAAGACCACGTTCATCAAGCTGATCCAGCGGCTCTACGACATTTCGGAAGGCCGGATCACAATCGACGGTCAGGATATCGCCAAGGTCCGGCAGGCGTCGTTGCGCAGTCAGATCGCGATCGTGCAGCAGGAGCCGGTGCTGTTTCACCGCTCGCTCGCCGAGAACATCGCGTATGCGCGGCCCGGCGCGAGCCGCGCCGAGATCGAGCGCGCCGCCAGGCTGGCGAGCGCGCACGACTTCATCGCCGCGCTGCCCAAGGGCTACGACACGCTGGTCGGTGAACGCGGGGTCAAGCTGTCGGGGGGTGAACGTCAGCGCGTCGCCATCGCGCGGGCGTTTCTCGCCGACGCGCCGATCCTGATTCTGGACGAGGCCACGTCGAGTCTCGACAGCGAAAGCGAAGTGCTGATCCAGCAAGCCATGGAGCGGCTGATGATGGGCCGCACCACGCTGGTGGTGGCACACCGCCTTTCCACCGTGCGTGCGCTGGACCGGTTGCTGGTGCTGGATAAAGGCAAGGTGATCGAGGAAGGCAGCCACGACGCGCTGATCAAACTCGAGAAAGGCCTCTACCGGCGGCTGTTCGAGCGTCAGGCACTGGAATTGATCAAAGGTCTGGGTGAACCGGAACTCGCGAATCAGGCCTCGCGGCCGAGCGTGAACCGGACGGACGATTCCAGCTTGCTGGTCGGAAAGTGA